The following nucleotide sequence is from Hylaeus volcanicus isolate JK05 chromosome 3, UHH_iyHylVolc1.0_haploid, whole genome shotgun sequence.
ATATTGCTATACCCTGCTGTTGGCGAGGGACAATGTTACGTTGTTGTATATGCTTTTGTTGCATTTGTGGCTGCTTTGTTTGAGGAGGTAAAGGTACCAACTGAGGGTTCGATAAATTATGCGTTCCATCAACACCAGAACCCAATGGTATACAACCACGTGCCTCGTAAGCATCGTAGTCGCGGCCATCGTAATTCGCATCAAAGAATTTCTTGAACCATTGTAGGAATTCAAAATTGTCTTGAAAGCGGCCTTTTACCAATTTATCCACTGGTATTACCTGAaccattttcataataataagaTTACAATTTCCTGCATATCGCAAGTCGTATAACAAAACTGTTTTCCGTAGGGCAACATGATTCCACATATCGACATGATATCTTCTCTCGTTACTCAGGCTTACCTTGACATTAGTGTCTCATTTCATTAACGCACATTTGAAACTATATTTGTTGCTGAACTACAtaatacatcatttttaaataagcaattcataatgtaaatataaataataggGGCTTAAACCGTTTCTTATTTCCTTGTCTGAGAAATATATATGCGTACATGTATACCAATAATTCAATCATAACGATAAATGCAAATGAATTGTATAACGgcgattgaaataaatattttcagacaaAAATCGTTCAAATAAtacttgtaataaatattttaaattgttattccTATATTTAccaattaacaacaaaattgtataccTAAAATTTTATACGATCTCTATCTTAAATAAATCGCATTAATATCTTTCTCGCTTACCTTATCTACATTCATCTTTTTGAAACCTCCttgaagaattttgaaattctgtatGTATTCGTGCTCGAGGTTAGTTTTGAATTTAACTCTCTTCAAAGGTACACTACCAGGGAAAAGCATATCCATAAATTGACAGTAAACAGCACCGGTACATAACTCTTCGATCTTGTTGAATGATGATTGCAAACAATCATTCACCCAGGCTAACATATCGTGTCGACTCAGATTCTCCGTTGTAACATTTGTTGCATAGACGTTGACAGCCATATTGCTAGCCTTCTTTTAGTAAACGGCTGAAACATAATAAATCTACAAGTTAAATAGCGTCCTCCTGTATAACGTGTTATCAGTGCATTGATAGAATGAAACATATATGTTACATGTAGAATTGATCGGTTCTAAAGTCCGTTAGAAACACAGTGGCTCGTGTAACAAATTgatcgattaattataaaacaatcaTACAGTGTCCCTTAAACGGTTAATTTTATAGCAGACACAAAAGGAACAACATTCCATTCACTTTTTTGGCCCGAAACACTCTCCGTCGACATATTCGGGACTCTTTCTGCGACGTGCCACGACTTCGAATCGCATATATTTCTTCGAAATGTAACACCAGCCACTGATTTAGATCTTAAGAATGTATCGAAAGTCTCTTGGAATTTCTCTAAATCTTCAAATACATCTATAATAATTTACCAAATAACGTGAAAACACCGTAACACCAATCGGGAGTGGTTCCCGCACGCAGATGACAAATGTATGTACACTAGATCGTTCAAATGCGCATACAACGGAAACTTCTAATAACGGTTTCTCCAGCAACGATTGGACAGTACACATGTACCGCACTAGattttatcgagaaattcAGGGActtctatacaaattttcctCTCACACTTATCTTCCtgagtaatttatttttaccgtGTACTCGATAGAGGCTATTTCACCGAATTGACTGCGTAGCAACAACACTTTTACGCGTTTgtcaaagaaattaacaaacgAACACAACCACACTTTAAAGATTTCAGCCGCCGGTATCCAAGTTCGTTCCTCTGAGATACgttcaaaattgaagaattccCGATATCCGTTAATGGAGGAGATCAAATCTTTGGGTGCATTCCACTCAGACAACTGATCCCGATCCATGATCCATATTACTAGAAACCACTAGGCTTTACCGGTGAGCGAACCTTACTGAGCGCTACGGTGAGCGAACCTTACTGAGCGCTACGGTGAGCGAACAGAGGAGCGACGCACTCACTAGACGTCTACTTTCGACATGATCAGGGATCAGTTCAGTCATCACTTTTTAGTTTTTACACCATACACCTCCCAACACCTATTGGGAGAatcaaaaatagaaagaaaatgtcaTCTAAATCTACTAGGttggaatataaatgaatatccACTAGTGTAAATGTactattattctttattcataataaatatttaaaaataatacaatcgataaaattaattttaatttctccatTTGACCGATGGTAAACGCAATGCACTTTCCGCATAGAAATATTCCTCTGATTGTTGTTGCAATTTAGTTTTATACTCTATTAACGCAGCACGATCTGCTTGCTGTACAAGAATCTAAACAATGAAAAGAATATAAGACCAATGAATTcaatctattataaatatttagttgAATATGTCAATACTTACATCAATGGCTATTCTAAAGCAATGCATGAGTTTCGCCAATTCTAATCGTCTTTCTGTATTgtcaataaattttaaataccttTCAAGAATATCGGACGGTGCGTCATTtttgtgcaatatttttaatacatcttCGACGGGTAGATGAATTTGCAACTTTTTACTTCCTAGCCAGCCCTAGCAATTagatattgttattaataatttatcgataaaaacaatttaaaataaatattgggttACCTTTGTAAGAAGTAATCGATCAACGTCATCCCATTCACCGACCGATGCTCTAACTTCTAACGCAACTTTCTGGTACTGTCTAGGAGATATATTATGTTGCTGAGATAATGTTGTAGGAGACATTAAAGATCCTTCTTGTAAATTCCAATGACTTTTGCATGCGTGTCGCAAACAATCGAGAACAGaggaatttaattctatttgttCATTGCCATCTATTTTTGTTGCCATTTGCCATTCTAATAATGTTAACACAACTGAAtttaatatctaaataaactGTTACTATGTTCAGAAAGACAATATTTTACCAAGTAGTTTTATGTAGGAACGAACAAACGAAGCTTCATTACAATCAGTTAACGttgaaaattgtgttttataaCTATTTCGAAGTTTATTCAACAGTCTATCAGGATCTCGagtatttttcataataatatgtaaagtTTTCATCTAAAATGGAGCatgatattgtaatattgaTCGATGTAAAAGTTTATGTTTGATGAAAACTTACCGCAGCGTCCATAGATTGTCCTAGcattctgtaaaaattgtgaattgttagaaaaataaagaaataaattttatgagaATGCATCTAATAGTACATACGTTAAAATATCTGTAATTTCATTCATCTGTAATCTCGTTGAAAGATAtcgtatatatacatgtacagcATCTGGTTTTTCAGCTAATATTCTTTGTACCAAAGATCTTTTAAGAGTTTTTGTAAGATATAGAATAAtctgaaacattatttttgtatatacatagaaaataAACTTACCATATGTATttcaaaagttataaaaataatagatattaCTATCAAAATTGCGTTTCCATCTCCACTTGTTATAGCAGCATCCAATAAGCCAGTTTTAGAGGCAAGCGATTTATATTGTTCTAGTGAATATGGCTGACCGAGTAAAATCTTTCTAAGTGTTATATCTGACTGCATACCTGTTGTTTCCGATTgaagattttgtaatttatccATTGCCAGAACTACAGaacataaaatgttttacgcaacttatacatttttattattatgcagTCAACGATTGATAC
It contains:
- the LOC128873369 gene encoding spermatogenesis-defective protein 39 homolog isoform X2: MDKLQNLQSETTGMQSDITLRKILLGQPYSLEQYKSLASKTGLLDAAITSGDGNAILIIILYLTKTLKRSLVQRILAEKPDAVHVYIRYLSTRLQMNEITDILTMLGQSMDAAMKTLHIIMKNTRDPDRLLNKLRNSYKTQFSTLTDCNEASFVRSYIKLLEWQMATKIDGNEQIELNSSVLDCLRHACKSHWNLQEGSLMSPTTLSQQHNISPRQYQKVALEVRASVGEWDDVDRLLLTKGWLGSKKLQIHLPVEDVLKILHKNDAPSDILERYLKFIDNTERRLELAKLMHCFRIAIDILVQQADRAALIEYKTKLQQQSEEYFYAESALRLPSVKWRN
- the LOC128873369 gene encoding spermatogenesis-defective protein 39 homolog isoform X1, which produces MNSAKDDEDFWYSSEKRSFCFENNEVDQLFGVSKTDTDKLWAGISNASTSEAALKTADDYQPLKPVLSVISEKTLSCILAMDKLQNLQSETTGMQSDITLRKILLGQPYSLEQYKSLASKTGLLDAAITSGDGNAILIIILYLTKTLKRSLVQRILAEKPDAVHVYIRYLSTRLQMNEITDILTMLGQSMDAAMKTLHIIMKNTRDPDRLLNKLRNSYKTQFSTLTDCNEASFVRSYIKLLEWQMATKIDGNEQIELNSSVLDCLRHACKSHWNLQEGSLMSPTTLSQQHNISPRQYQKVALEVRASVGEWDDVDRLLLTKGWLGSKKLQIHLPVEDVLKILHKNDAPSDILERYLKFIDNTERRLELAKLMHCFRIAIDILVQQADRAALIEYKTKLQQQSEEYFYAESALRLPSVKWRN
- the LOC128873370 gene encoding microtubule-associated protein RP/EB family member 1 isoform X2 translates to MAVNVYATNVTTENLSRHDMLAWVNDCLQSSFNKIEELCTGAVYCQFMDMLFPGSVPLKRVKFKTNLEHEYIQNFKILQGGFKKMNVDKVIPVDKLVKGRFQDNFEFLQWFKKFFDANYDGRDYDAYEARGCIPLGSGVDGTHNLSNPQLVPLPPQTKQPQMQQKHIQQRNIVPRQQQVNKVVPTHRPQVKTAAIGNRGDPGKVEELSAQVMELKMSLEGLEKERDFYFGKLRDIEVMCQDCDNPPPIINKILEVLYATEEGFAPPEELGDGLEPDDTEEY